The genomic window CCGAGCATCCAAGACCAGTCGGTGTTGCCTGCCACCGGGAGCACGGCGTCGCTCTTGTCCGCGCGCCTTTTGGCCTCCGCGCTGCCACGCGAACAGAGCAGGCGGCTCCGCCGTCAAAGTCATCGGTCCACGGCGACGACTTGCCTGAGTTGGTACCTTCGCAGATGGATCCCACATCATACAGCTAGCGCCCGGACAGAAAGCGATTGCGGACGGGTGATGATACCAGTATACCACTAGCTGTTGCCTCATAGCAGCTTGCTAGAAGCCGTCCCGTACGTCTTGGTCGTTGTCGCGTATCCGGAGACGCGCGGCAGCGATCTAGTTTTCCAGCCAAAGTCTTGGCTCGTGTGCTCCCACTGAGCTTCGTGCGTCATCTGTTTGAACACGGACCGGCTCGGTGTGCGTCATCTGGTTGCCGTTTATAGCTTTGTGCTCGTCAAGAGAACACGAGTTGCCATGCTCTCACCACTTGCGCATGCTCAACAAGGCGAGTCTGTCTGGTTTGTGGGCTTGTCGCAATGTCCTCCTACTCGTCCCTCCTCTCCGTGAGTCCCGGCGAGCAGATCGGTGGGTATGCGGATGGAGGTGACCACGACgacatggccgccgccgccaactaccTATCATCATTCTGCTTTGATTTCGGCGAGGAGTATTATTCCCTGGCGGAGGCAGCAACAGCCTCCTACCCCTTGCAcgcacagcagcagcagccgccaaCCCAGGCCGACAGCCACCATAGCGGCAAAGCAGCAAGTACTACTAGTAGTTCACAAGGACTCGACAATATCAATACGTAAGTATTTGTTACTATAGATCGAAACTGTCTCCCTTCATTATCATTACTGGTGCGTGGCTCCCAAGTCTGAACCTCGTTATTCTGTCGCCGAATTGTCCAGGAGCTTGACGAGCAGCGACGCGAGGAGCAAAGGCAGCAAGATCGCGTTCAAGACGAGGTCGGAGATGGAGGTGCTGGACGACGGGTACCGGTGGAGGAAGTACGGCAAGAAGATGGTCAAGAACAGCCCAAACCCAAggtacgcacgcacgcacgcacggcaTGCAGCCCAAGCCCAGCCGCGCGGATACGCATTTTGATTCTCTTCTCTGATGGAACGACGGGCGATGATGGCGGGCAGGAACTACTACCGTTGCTCCAGCGAGGGGTGCCGCGTGAAGAAGCGGGTGGAGCGGGATCGCGATGACGAGCGCTTCGTCATCACCACCTACGACGGCGTCCACGACCACCTTGCGCCACTGCCGCCGCGGGGATGTGCCGGATACTCGCTATCGCTCGCGCAGACGCGCGTGGACGAGGGGTCGTCGCCGCTACCCGTGCAAGGGCGCCGTTGCTTTCTTGACACCATGAAGATGCACGCCGCCGGTAGCCAGCAGGGCTGCACACCCGTGCCCCAGCCGCGCAAGCTAGAGCGTGATAACTGACAATTGACATGTCCAGGATATTATGTGAGACTATTTTCTCGAGAACAGGATATTATGTGATACTGATTAATGTACTTTACTTGTAATTAATACCGCAATCTTTATCTTTTTTGGTACGAGGCACCTTATTACTTAAGCCTAattggtactacctccgtccgaaaatacttgttatcaaaaggaataaaaagggatgtacctagaactaaaatacgtttagatacaccttttttattcattttgatgacaagtatttccggacgaagggagtaacaAGGAATCCATAGGAAAAATTTCCTATAAATGCATTTGGTTCATAGAAAATGCGTACATGAATTTCATAGGAATACTATTCATTTTCTGTGTTTTTGAGGAAACTACACATCTACTCAAAGATCATTTTATGCGTAGAAATGAGGCAAGTCAATTCCTTATAATGGCAAGTGTcatcctatcaaattcctatactACTCTCAATTCCAACGTCTTGGTTTCCTCTAAACCGAATGAGGCCTTAAAAGTTTTAATCGTTACATTCGGCCTCTGCATCACTAAAATGCACACAACCAAGCGATGTTCACTCTGAAAACAGAATATTAAAAAAGGCGGGATGAAAGTAAACATGTAGAGTCTGTATAACGTCTAAACCGGAGGGGGGGGGGTCCAATCCTAAGATCATGTTGTCATCCATGTTGGGTAAAGTTGTCCCTCACTATAGCCTGAAATCGTGTACATACCTCCGTAAACAAAGTTTTAGTTCTCCACACCATAAACGAAGTGTCctggtacatctgtagataacctgcataagagaagtacttttacctttaaaaaccttatcattccaAATAGCCAAAGCGACCAGATAACGACAAGCGCTCCCACCCTGAGAATAATTCTAAACCTGTGATCCATCACATGTAACCAATTACCAAATATACTAACAACACTACAAGAAGGATACAAGCCAGAAACTATTTGGATGACTGATCATATAGAAtgagccaatttgcattggaagaacaagtgttttattgtctcatcatgctgagaaaaacacgttgtgtacttccatgtcaattcctcttaataagctttatctttagtaagaatgactctgcgacgaagataccatgcaaataTTTTATTCTCTAATGGTATCTTTATCTTACAGATCTTATTATTATCAATTGGCACATCTGACTGGAGCAACGCTCTATACATTGACTCAACTGAGAACTTTCCATGTAGTTTCTTAAGCATTGGATTGGTGAAGCACACTTATTGAAATAACCACAAACTGAAACAAAAAATTGTGTTGTTGCGCTAGGTACCGGCAAGGTGGCCTCCAATAGGGAGCTGTCATCTAGCACTATGTGGGCCAAATATCTTTGTATTGCATTTTTTTGGATTTCCCACCTTCGTATTTCTACTCTCTATTAGTGGCTCCCCCCACCAATGTACTTTACATGTATGCATGCATGACAGTGTGATTGTAAGCTCTAATGCatctgttgcatagcaatccctaatTCACGCATTGATATCAAATGTAAGGCCTCTCCATTGCCTAACAATCCACCAAGTTGATGCAAGCCTTTCTTCCTTTTTTACTTCTCCTATATATCTCTAGCACCgcattttattccacccatagtgctaatGTCCATGATCCACGCTCGTGTATTGAGTggagttgaaaatgctgaagcgcgttaaaaagtatgatccAATTGCTTGGTTTGGCATTGAGGTGCTCATGATTTCTCTTAATGCGGTGAAGGCAGAGTCATGCCATGCTTACATAATTCAATGAGTAGGGATAACATTCGTTGAGCATCGTATATTTTGAAAAAGTAATGGTTATGTTCTTCTATTCATGAATATTATTATGTTGATATCAATTACTTCATCGTTTCTCAATATTTATACCGTAAGGAGATTACATGATAGACATGTtagtagcattcaacatcaaaagatctgtttttatcgtttacctactcgagtacgaccagtaattaagcttggggatgctgatacgtctccaacgtatctataattttttattgtttcatgctattatattatgaatCTTAGAtattttatatgcaattttatgtcATTTTGGGGGGGATTAACCTATTAATCTAGTGTTCGCTGCCAGTTCTTATTTTTTGCATGTTTATGGCTTTTCAAAGTATCAATAccaacgaagtccaaacacgatgaaactttatgaTGCTTTTTTCTTGACCAGAAGGGATCCTGGAACATTCATGAGATGGCCAGAAGATCTACGGGAGAGTCACAAGCTCACACGGCGCGAGTGCGCTGCCTGAGCTTGTGGGTCCCACGCAGctctgtttgacctaattccacttccATATATTCCCATAAACCCCCAAACAAACAAAGAGCCACCGGAAACAATTTTTTCCTTCTTTTGTagttttctcttcttctttattgagtcataggaaccaccgaagTGTTAAGTGGGGtacaagtgaacaaagtcagatgattgatgtgatgttcaaccaaaatcctatgtcttcaagtgaagacaatgagagcaaatcttatccagagttggatgagtcagctttccttgtagcccaagccaagctgcctcgtatgtttgaaatccgaccgttggacacgtgtcggttccttagtgaccaagggtcatttcggacatatcatgtcgtgttgcctcctggctataaatagcccaccccctacatcataaattggtggctgctcagagttagtgcacggcttttgtcatttgagagcaacccacctccgaatcctttgggagagagagatccttgcgaggacaaagcccaaaacacctagagcaaaagagtgttaggcatcactgaagtctttctgcccGCGTGGCCTGAAGAcctgttacacttgaggactgtgcatcctccagccagttaggtgtCACGttttgaggatccaagagtcattgtggatcgtcgatgaacgaagtctgtgaaggtttggaagtctaccttgaagacttaccaaagtaattgggcgaggaccgggatccttagctcaaggggaataaggtgaagacacagtcttctgagttcaatctcagcctccctaaccagacgtacagttgtcacagcaactagaacttgtctaccaaatccttgtcttcaccaagctactggttctatctcctacCTTCTTTACATTTCAAttcgtcttcgtgaagtcattgcttgcttgcctgaTATGTTTGGCTTCACTATGCgaagactattacctgtttggcttcattCTATCTTCCATTCCGATCTATTCTACCTAGCTGCCATTTTGTCTTCGTGCTTTCTCtgtattgcttacttgactatggtctatctagtgtagtttatcttctgtTGCATATCATGTTACTTCAACTTGATTgattgtcttcaaagacctcgtgttttgaagaagttcataaaaattgcctattcagccccctctagtcgataactagcactttcaattggtattagagcaaggtgctcccttgttttgtgtgatttggtttaaccacctggagttttagctatgtcgactacaggggtAATCAAGGTCTCCAatgtgtgccccgtcttcgatggcactgattacccctactggaataatatgatgcatatgcatcttgaagccattgacatcgacctctggtatgtcgttaggacgggcgttcccaaggtcggtgaaggtgtcaccgctgctgatgtcaagaggttagTGCAACTGGACtcgaccgccaagaacatcatttgtggtcatctgaccaaaggacagtatggtcgtgtgagtgctctagaaactgcGATGCTgttctgggactggctctccaaggtcaacgaaggcgtctcaactcagagagactcaaggattgatgttcttcacaatctcttcaaccgcttcaagacatatgacaatgagaatgtctagctcacTTTCAATCGCCTCACTAATATCgcaaatgagcttcgcgcactcggccctactgagatcaccaagcatgaaattgtgaagaagctaccgagatcacttgacagctcatttgacactttGGCCCTGATAATTCAAGAACGCCCcgacttcaaagatctcgatcggtctgacatacttgagaggctcgacacacatgagtttcagctatctgagaagagagatatctatggccccaactatgacCGATCccatgctttgaaggcaaaagttgtttcctcatctgaagaagaatctgaatgcagttctggtgatcctgaaggcattggcaaagagctagcaatgctcgtaAGGAAGTTCCAAAAGTTATCCAAGAAGAATCGCTTTGGAAAGTCTTTAAGATTCAGCTCAAGAAACGATGAGGCTTCctctcgtgactacaagaagagaacatgccataAATGCAATAAGCTAGGCCACTACATAt from Triticum aestivum cultivar Chinese Spring chromosome 3B, IWGSC CS RefSeq v2.1, whole genome shotgun sequence includes these protein-coding regions:
- the LOC123065415 gene encoding probable WRKY transcription factor 56; protein product: MSSYSSLLSVSPGEQIGGYADGGDHDDMAAAANYLSSFCFDFGEEYYSLAEAATASYPLHAQQQQPPTQADSHHSGKAASTTSSSQGLDNINTSLTSSDARSKGSKIAFKTRSEMEVLDDGYRWRKYGKKMVKNSPNPRNYYRCSSEGCRVKKRVERDRDDERFVITTYDGVHDHLAPLPPRGCAGYSLSLAQTRVDEGSSPLPVQGRRCFLDTMKMHAAGSQQGCTPVPQPRKLERDN